In the genome of Cercospora beticola chromosome 2, complete sequence, one region contains:
- a CDS encoding uncharacterized protein (antiSMASH:Cluster_6~BUSCO:EOG09264KTU), with translation MSDSEDQAGVPLIEPISDSDSPAPAKSKSNKRKRETEDDAEAKKAARKARRKAKKPQDIDDSTLDAEKGINTAIAQMDSRLMADHLAQRTKRFQPDLSLVEAEDWRLSESSIADSTSFDKDRVTENLPEFLEHFAVKKSGKKGSKGDGVSWSPKEKGSPHTLVVTGAGLRAADLTRALRKFQTKDAKVAKLFAKHIKMEEAVQQLKKDRINIGVGTPQRIMDLLDDGALSAIKLDRIVVDASHIDQKKRGVLDMKELQIPLVNLLTRKEFKERYGSGDGKIELLFY, from the coding sequence ATGTCCGATTCAGAAGATCAGGCCGGCGTGCCTCTAATCGAGCCCATCTCCGACTCCGACTCCCCCGCGCCAGCCAAATCCAAATCGAACAAGCGAAAACGCGAGAccgaagacgatgcagaagcgaagaaagcagcgaggaaggcgaggcggaaggcgaagaagccacAAGACATAGACGACTCGACTCTGGATGCAGAGAAGGGCATAAACACAGCGATTGCACAAATGGACAGCCGACTCATGGCAGACCACCTTGCTCAGAGGACCAAGCGATTCCAGCCAGACTTGAGCTTGGTAGAAGCAGAGGATTGGAGGTTGTCAGAGTCGAGTATAGCGGACAGCACGAGCTTTGATAAAGATAGAGTGACGGAGAACTTGCCCGAGTTCCTGGAGCACTTTGCCGTGAAGAAGAGCGGGAAGAAAGGAAGCAAAGGCGACGGCGTGAGTTGGTcgccgaaggagaagggcTCGCCCCACACGCTGGTGGTCACGGGCGCCGGACTGCGCGCTGCAGACTTGACCAGGGCACTACGGAAGTTCCAGACCAAAGACGCGAAAGTTGCGAAATTGTTTGCGAAGCATATCAAGATGGAGGAAGCTGTTCAACAGTTGAAGAAGGACAGAATCAACATCGGTGTCGGGACGCCGCAGCGGATCATGGATCTGCTGGACGACGGTGCATTGTCTGCTATCAAGCTAGATCGTATTGTCGTCGACGCCAGCCATATCGATCAAAAGAAGAGAGGCGTGCTGGATATGAAGGAGCTGCAGATCCCGCTCGTGAACCTGCTCACGAGGAAAGAGTTCAAGGAGAGGTACGGCAGCGGAGACGGCAAGATCGAACTGCTCTTCTATTAG
- a CDS encoding uncharacterized protein (antiSMASH:Cluster_6) gives MANEQAEEKGTGSQLESLSSLYSQLDTLWAQYLDLVDDYITAQAAIKEHMSSGFFSLAQANFKSSRGRYGQDYYDERAVATTRTIVEAQDQGISMRVVKNAVAVEASSTSKATSDGSEEQGLPDKQSEESTEKSHPADYPTPAATPEPEGKQEPLNVRNATLQETRKPGVKMNSSENVSEIQTAKPKIDPRDPIRWFGILVPPTLRQAQASFNSALLDSQSLSKALNGSRRMREVEAEIRKLRKIIKKAEKTIESSAQLPVQDEVQASS, from the coding sequence ATGGCAAACGagcaggcggaggagaagggcACTGGCTCTCAATTGGAGTCGCTATCATCTCTGTATAGCCAGCTTGATACGCTCTGGGCGCAATACCTTGACCTGGTGGACGATTACATTACTGCTCAGGCTGCTATCAAGGAGCATATGTCATCGGGATTCTTCTCACTCGCACAAGCCAACTTCAAGTCATCTCGCGGAAGATACGGGCAAGATTATTATGATGAAAGGGCCGTTGCGACTACACGCACCATTGTGGAAGCCCAGGACCAGGGCATTTCTATGAGAGTCGTGAAGAATGCAGTAGCAGTCGAAGCATCGTCCACATCAAAAGCCACGAGTGATGGAAGCGAGGAACAAGGCCTTCCAGATAAGCAAAGCGAAGAGTCCACGGAAAAGTCTCACCCTGCGGACTACCCCACCCCGGCTGCCACTCCTGAGCCAGAAGGCAAACAAGAGCCATTGAATGTCAGGAATGCAACTCTTCAAGAAACTCGGAAACCAGGAGTTAAGATGAATTCAAGTGAGAATGTATCAGAAATTCAGACTGCGAAGCCCAAGATTGATCCTCGGGATCCCATCCGCTGGTTCGGGATTCTAGTTCCTCCGACTTTACGACAAGCACAGGCGTCTTTCAACAGTGCCTTATTGGACAGTCAGAGCTTGTCAAAGGCACTGAATGGCTCGCGGAGGATGAGAGAGGTGGAGGCCGAAATCAGGAAGCTGAGAAAGATTATTaagaaggctgagaagaCGATTGAATCCAGCGCTCAATTGCCGGTTCAAGACGAAGTACAAGCTTCTTCGTGA
- a CDS encoding uncharacterized protein (antiSMASH:Cluster_6): protein MKLRSGRVVKVPKKEISQAAQRLQLLGIPPELRLIIYLFLLIAYYRIYDFRCAASIEHPILHVSAFIRNEVLWDYNTALKYFTTRLYDISYAACDAYASAACEWLDHVISIGVAGPWSIAARTTLLRLQIKKTEAFDEYDYVVDVVKDCLEAVEEQIVKWQL, encoded by the exons ATGAAGTTGCGAAGCGGGCGCGTGGTGAAAGTGCCGAAGAAGGAAATTTCGCAG GCCGCACAGCGTCTCCAGCTACTCGGAATACCTCCCGAGCTACGCCTCATCATCTATCTATTCCTTCTCATCGCTTATTATCGAATATACGACTTCCGTTGTGCGGCCTCGATCGAGCATCCCATCCTTCACGTATCAGCATTCATCCGCAACGAAGTGCTATGGGATTACAACACTGCACTCAAATACTTCACCACCCGGCTCTACGATATCTCCTATGCAGCTTGCGATGCTTATGCTAGCGCTGCTTGTGAATGGCTCGACCATGTCATATCGATAGGTGTTGCTGGGCCATGGAGTATAGCAGCGAGGACAACGTTGCTTCGATTGCAGATTAAGAAGACTGAGGCGTTCGATGAATACGATTATGTCGTTGACGTCGTGAAGGATTGCTTGGAAGCTGTGGAGGAGCAGATTGTTAAGTGGCAGCTCTGA